The genomic stretch AGCAATGGGCTCTTGATCGCTGCGACTTCATCGACGTTACTATCGGTTCAGCGAAGCTACAGGAGGTCATTCTGTCGCTGTCGTTCGAGATGAGACTTGTCAACCCGACCCCTTCAACGCCTTTCGCAGCGATACTGACGCCGCCCGGTGAACAGCACACTCTCATGCCTCATCTCCTCGGTCTGCTCTTCGATACGCTGGAATGGGAGCGTCACGTCCTGGAGCCGAATGAATTTGGCGATCCGATATTTGCTACCACTGTTGATCAAGCAGATGTCGCTTGTATCGGCTGGAGCAATTCGGAATTGAGCGATGAATTACGTACGCTTGTGGCGAAGATCAGATTGCAGCGCAAGGATCGAAAACTTCCCTTTATAGTTGGAGGGGCAGCGGCACTCGATTCCATTGATTTCCTTGTAGGATTGGGCATTGACTGCGTATGCGACAGTGTTTACTCAGCAGCGAAAACCTGCGAAAACTACTATGAATTACAAAGAATCAGCCGGAAGGCTCATGCGGGCGGTCAAACTGCAGTGATAAAAACCAACGGAATTGATTGGCTCACCCCATGAAGCCCCTTAACGGTCACAGCGGGACGGAACGTTTCAAGCTGGTTGCGAGCCTTTTTCAGACACTAGACCTGGATACGATCGGCAATTTGGTCGGTCTTGGCGCCGACATCGTCATGCTTGTTGACGATCATGACGTGGTAGCCCGCATCTTCTTTGCAGATCGCAGCTTGGAACTCTACGGTCTCGGGTCAGCCGTGGGCAAACCGCTGCGATCGCTGGTAACGATGGAATCGGCGCAGAAAATTGATTCCATGCTGTCGCGGGACCCGGATCACCACCACCCTGCGAAAGGCTATCAGGTCAATCACAGATGCGACGGGAAACCCGACCTGCCGGTGGTGTACACGGCCCATTCAGGCAAAGACTTTCCCTATACTCTGGTTGTGGGGCGCGACCTGCGTCAGCAGATGCAGGATCAGCAGCGCCTGGTCGAAACCCAGATGGAGCTGGAAGCCGATTATCGGGAACTGCAGGAGGCTGAAACCCGCTACCGCACTGCATTTAAAGTCTCGGCAATCCCCCATCTGATGCTGGATGGCGAAAAGAAGATCGTCCTGGATGCAAATGCGGCTGCGATCTCGCTGCTCTCAAACGGCAACAGTATTTCTGGCAAAGCAGTCCGCGAACTTTTTCACAAGCAGGACAGAGATCGCCTGATCGACTCTCTGGGCGAAGCGCGCCACAGCGGCAGCACCATCCAGGTGGATGACCTCAGGGGATTGAAAGGCGATCGGCTCTCTGCAAGCCTGCGCTCCTATCGCGAAAACGGCGTCACCAATCTTATCCTCTCTGTCTGGCCGGCCGGCGACAAGCAAAACGGGGTTGCCCACCGGGTTGAGAAACCGGTCATATCAAGCGCCGTCAGTCTGGCAGATTTGCCGGAAGCCGCATTGCAGACTGACCAGGATGGACAGGTTCTCGCCGCCAACACGCTCTTCCTTGACCTCATTCATGCGCCTGCCCTGAGCCAGGTCGTAGGTCGCAATGTCAGCAGCTGGTTTGCCAAGTCAGCAATCGACATGCGGGTGCTTTACGCGCGCGTTCTGGACGAACGCACGGTACGCAGCTTCTCTTCGATTCTTACAGACAATTTGTCCGGTGAACGTTCCGTCTCCGTGTCGGCACGCCTCAATCCTGACAACGGTTCCGTGCAGCTGATCATCATTCCGCAAGGCGCAGGCACAGAGCGCATTGCGCTCCAACCATCGAATGTTCCAGATCAAGCGGAAGGCTTTGCAAATCTCGTTGGAAAGGTTCCACTGAAGGATCTGATCCGCGAATCTCTGGATGTTATCGAGAAGATTTGCATCGAAGCGGCGCTCGACCAGACAAACAACAACCGAGCCTATGCGGCAGAGATCCTGGGGCTCTCCAGGCAAAGCCTCTACATCAAGCTTCGCCGCCATGGCCTGGAGGATTACCGCCCCGGCACTTCCTGATCGACAGCGCGCCTGACACCTTGTCAATCCACGTTGACATGGCGTCCTGAGTGTCAATTTTAATTGACACTCATCTCATGCAGGCATAGCATCGCGTCATGTCTTCGATACGCACCCATTTGGAGCTTGCAGGCTGGCCCTCGCCGGGCGCTGTTCTTGCTTTGCTGAAGCCGATTACCTGGTTTCCACCAATGTGGGCTTATGCATGCGGAGCCATAGCCGTCGGCAGTTACATCGACGGTCGACTACTTCAGGTTCTGCTCGGAATCCTGCTTGCCGGCCCGCTTCTATGCGGCACCAGTCAGGCAGTCAATGACTGGTTCGATCGCGATGTAGACGCCATCAATGAACCGCATCGCGTCATCCCCTCCGGACGCGTGCCTGGTCAATGGGGCCTCCGCATCGCGATCGGCATGTCGTGCTTATCCCTCGCCGTTGCGTCGCTTCTCGGCTCCCTTGTACTGCTGGCTGCCGTTCTGGGCCTTGCATTGGCCTGGGGCTATAGCGCCCCGCCCTTCCGCTTCAAACAAAATGGCTGGATCGGCAACGGTGTCGTCGGCTTGAGTTACGAGACCCTGCCCTGGTTGACCGCTGCCGCAGCGATCCTTGGATCGACCCCTTCCTGGCAACTGACGTTAATCGCTCTGCTCTACGGAATAGGTGCCCACGGTATTCTGACCCTGAATGACTTCAAGGCAATCAAGGGTGATCGCGAGCTCGGGATCATGACGCTGCCGGTGCAACATGGCGCCCTACCGGCTGCCATCATTGCCTGCCTCGTCATGGCGCTGCCGCAGGCGGCGATTCTCGCGCTCCTCTTTGCGTGGAGCGCCCCCTATCACGCATTCGCTGTCAGTGCCCTCCTGACCCTGCAAATCATCTGCATGGTCCGTTTCGTTCGCGATCCTGTTCGCTATGCGGTCTGGTATTCCGCAATCGGGGTCGCACTCTATGTGAGCGGCATGATGGTCTCTGCCTTTGCACTGCGAGCAATGACAGCACCTTTTGCCATGCAGCTCTGAGGATAGGGCAATGCACCGAACAAGAGCCATCCCAGGTCCCGGCGATATCAATTCACAAGGGCTCGGCTGGCTCTCCATTGTCCGGCTGGGCCTTATTCAAGCGGCCTTGGGCGCGATCGTCGTTTTGACGACCTCGACGCTCAATCGTGTGATGGTCGTCGAACTCGGACTTGCCGCCATGATCCCCGGCATGCTGGTTGGCATTCACTATGCGGTTCAGATATCCCGACCCGTCTGGGGTCATTGGTCAGACACAGGCGGATCGCGCACTCTCTGGATCCTTGGAGGACTTGCTCTCCTTGCCGCTGCCGGCACAGGGGCCGCCTCGACCACTCTCGTCTTCGAACAGAATTTCACCTTGGGTCTCAGCTTGGCGATCCTCGCTTACATCCTGATCGGCATCGGCATCGGCGCCTGTGGCACTTCGCTTCTCACGCTGATTGCGATCAAGACCGCACCGGAACGCAGAGCCGCCGCAGCAACCATTACCTGGATGATGATGATAGCCGGGATTGTGGTGAGTTCGGTTGTGACCGGTCTCAATCTGGACCCTTACTCGCATGGCCGTCTTGTCGCAGTGACCGCCATAACAGGGGTCGTCGTCTGGACCATCGCAGCGATGGCTATCCGCGGGATAGAGAATAGACCTTCCTTCGAAGTCCGAGCGGATCGCAACAAGGCAACAAGCTTTCGCGAGAGTCTGGATGAAGTTTGGAGTGATGGAGAAGCCAGGCTTTTCACACTGTTCATTCTGGTCTCGATGCTTGCCTATGCGACACAGGATCTGATCCTTGAACCATTTGCCGGGCTGTTGTTCGACATGACACCGGGAGAGACAACGCGTCTGTCGGGTACGCAGCACGCCGGCATTCTACTTGGGATGGCGATGGTCGGCCTGTGCAGCACCCTTTTCGGAAGACGTTATCCGGGGCTCCCGAAACTGATAATCGCTCTGGGTTGCCTTGGCTCCGCCATGGCACTCGCAGCCCTTTCGATTTCAGCTTTCTTTGCGCCGGTGTGGCCGCTGCAGATCAACGTCTTTCTGCTCGGCGCCATGAATGGCGCATTTGCCGTTGCGGCAATTGGCACCATGATGCTGCTCGCGAGCAATGGCGCCAGTGCAAATGAAGGGATGCGCATGGGCGTATGGGGCGCAGCCCAGGCAATCTCCTTTGGCCTTGGCGGGGTTCTGGGGACCGTCCTGCTGGATCTTGGACGCCTCCTGCTTGGAGACAATCGAGAAGCATTCGCGCTGGTTTTCGGGTTCGAAGCCCTTCTCTTCCTGCTTTCAAGCCTGATTGCACTACGGATCACCGCGCACAAGAAACGCCTGAAAACTGACAATTTGCAGATATCGTTGAATGGACAGACCGCTCCGGCACCGGCCGAATGATGGCCAAGCCAGCACTGAAAAATGATTGAGGAGGAGCATGCCATGCAGTCACTTTTCGATGTTGCGGTCATCGGCGGCGGCCCAAGCGGGGCGATCGCGGCCGAATGTCTGTCCAGGACCGGGCACCACGTTTTGCTTGTTGACCCTGACAACCGCATAAAGCCCTGCGGCGGAGCAATACCGTCGCGGGCCTTGCGGGATTTTTCGATCCCTGAACACATGCTTGTGGCTCGGGCAAACGCCGCGCGCATAATCGCGCCTTCCGGCAAAACGGTGGAGATGAGAATTGGTGATATCGGCTTCGTCGGAATGGTCGATCGCGCCACGTTCGACCCGTACCTGAGGGCGCGCGCCGAAACAGCGGGAGCAACCTATTTCAGAGGCAGGCTTGAAGACCTGGAGCAGCAGGAAGACGGAACTGTTGCGTTGACGCTTCAGAAGACGGGCCAACGGGACAGTACTACGGCAACCAGGCTGGCCGCACGAATTGTCATCGGCGCCGATGGGGCGAACTCGGTCGTGCGCCGCCTTTCCTTTTCGAAGGGAAAGAAGCCGCCTTATGTCTTCGCCTATCATGAGATCGTTGAAAGCCCCAAAGAGACAATCGCTAACGGGTTCGAGCCGGATCGCTGCGACGTGATATATGACGGTCGCATCTCACCTGACTTCTACGGATGGGTCTTTCCCCATGGCGAATTGACATCCGTTGGATGTGGCTCCGCATCGAAGGGGCACAATCTGCGGCAGGCCACCGGAGACTTGCGTCTCGCAGCCGGTTTGGGCGAGGCGCGCACGGTCAGGCGGGAAGGAGCGCCACTTCCATTGAAGCCCATGCGGCGATGGGACAATGGACGCAATGTTCTGCTCATCGGCGACGCCGCAGGAACCGTCGCTCCATCATCGGGTGAAGGTATCTTCTATGCCATGCTCTGCGGGCAGCTCGCAGCCGATACAGTGGCAACTTGCCTTGCGACAGGAGATACGCGCGCCCTCAAGGAGACGAGACGCCGCTTCATGCGTGATCATGGCAAGGTATTCCTGATCCTCGGCATCATGCAGGCTGTCTGGTATCGGAGTGACCGCATGCGCGAAAAATTCGTTGCCATGTGCGCAGACCCCGATGTTCAGCGTCTCACCTGGGAATCTTATCTCAACAAGCGATTGGTCAAGCGCGATCCCTACGCACATCTTAGAGTTTTCATCAAGGATCTGAGACAATTGGTCGGCTTGCCCGCGAGACAGCAATGAGTTTTGTGATTTATCTTTTCCAGTCCGGCTGGATTGCTGTCATTGCCCTTGTCATTCTCTGGGCCGAAATCGCCTTGCTCTCGGTCGCCTCCGCCGCCCCCCGGAAGCGCTTCATGCTGCTTCTACCGAACACCCTGTCGGGCAGTTGTCTTCTGGTCGCCCTTGGCCTTGCTCTGACCGACGGCAATCTATTCGTGATCGCGGCTTTTCTCGGAGGCTCGCTCCTCAGCCACGCCGTCGACGTCGCAAGCCGATTGGCAGGTCACGCCTCGGGGTTCAAACGCCAGACGGAGTGATTGAGCATGGCGGCCGTGGTGACCCATAACAGATAAGGAATGAACAGGAGCGAAGCCATTGGCACAGACGACCAGGCGGTCACGATGAACCCGACGACGGACAGCCACAAGACACTGACATCTGCGAATGCGAGATCCATACGCCGGAGCCCAAAGAACAGCCAGGACCATGCGGCATTGACCACGATCTGGATACCCCAGAACAGGAGCGGCATAGACCAGCCGCCCTCCTGCCAGACCAGCCAGCCAGCGTAACCAATCATCAGATAGAGAAGTGTCCAGACAACAGGAAAAGCCCAATTCGGGGGCGTCCAGGATGGTTTCTTGAGGCCGGCATACCAATCGCCTGGCTTGAACAGCGCTCCACTCGATGCCGCAGCAAGCACTATGACGGTGAAGATGACGGCAGCCATTGCGATCTCCTGTTTGGTTGCGATTGCCGAAGGAGACTACACACTTGCTAGATGCTGCAAAAGCAAAAGGGAGTACTTGCTGAAAATGGGGATGCCGAATTCGGAATGAACCCGAAACCAGCGCCCGGAAAGATTGCTTGAAGAAGAAGTCTCTTGCTCTATGTTCAACTCATCAACGATCCTATGGGAGGATGAAAATGCCGAAAATGACTGCTGCCTACGCACTTGCCGCATTGTTCCTGGTTCCGTCCATGGCCATGGCGCAGGAGGGCGATGTCGCCGCTGGCGAACAGGTATTCAAGAAGTGTTCCGCCTGTCACAATGTGGAAACCGACAAGAACAAGGTAGGGCCACACCTGCAGAATGTGTTTGGACGTCAGCCTGGCGCACTTGAAGGGTTCAAGTACTCCAATGCAATGGTTGCGTTCGGAGAAGGCAAGGTCTGGGACGATGCCTTGATGACCGAATATCTCGCCAATCCGCGCGGCGTGGTGAAGGGAACCCGAATGGCCTTTGCCGGCCTTAAGGACGAAAAGGAACTTGCAGACGTCATCGCCTATCTCAAGCAGTTCAGCACGGCACAGTAAATGACCCCTTGCCGGAATTCTCGCTTGGCAGAAGTGTCAACTTGGATTCCGGCAAAAGTGTAAAAAGAAGTTTACAGATCGCGACACTTCCCTGATTATGTGAAAGCAAAGCCAATTGCCAGCCGATCCCACACAGACCCTATCGGTCGTGTGTAAGCCAAGGGAAACCAAAGCTATCGAATGGCACGTTGGGCTCATGCGCGGGAGGAAATCGCAATGGGCTTGAGTTCTGAAAACGTAGTGTCCACGCTGACACCCTGTCTCGATCGCATAAACGATCCCCAGGATCTGAAAGCACTGTCTCGACCGGAACTGAACGCGCTCTCCGTTGAGCTTCGAAACGAAATCATCCGCATTGTTTCAGAGACAGGCGGTCATCTCGGCTCAAGCCTTGGGGTGATTGAACTGACGGTCGCCCTTCACGCCGTGTTCAATGCGCCGGTGGACAAGGTGATCTGGGATGTCAGTCATCAATGCTACCCTCACAAGGTTCTGACGGGCCGTCGCGATAAGATGCGTACATTGCGCAAACGCCATGGGCTCTCGGGTTTCACAAGGCGTCGCGAGAGTGCTTACGACCCCTTTGGCGCCGCTCACTCTTCAACCTCGATTTCTGCCGGACTCGGCTTCGCAGTTGCTCGAGAACTCGGAGCCGACCGAGGCGAGGTTGTTTGTGTCATTGGAGATGGCGCCATGTCAGCCGGCATGGCCTATGAAGCGATGAACAATGCGGGCGCATTGGGCAAACGACTGTTTGTCATCCTCAACGACAATACGATGTCGATCTCACCCTCGACCGGAGCCTTCTCCTCTTACCTTTCCAGCCTCGTCGCAGCAGGCGAGAGTGACGGCCTGTCCCAGACCATGAGCAATCGTTGTCTCTTCGAACATCTGGGCTTTGAATATCACGGCCCCGTTGATGGTCATGACCTCGACACGCTGCTGGACAAGCTGACGGCGCTGAAACAGGACGCAAACGGTCCGGTCCTGCTCCACTGCGTAACGCGAAAAGGCGCGGGCTATGCTTATGCCGAAGCATCGGAAGACAAATACCACGGGGTAGCAAACTTCGATGTATCTTCCGGGCAGCAGGTAAAGACCGCCAGCAAGGCACCCAGCTACACGAAGGTTTTCGCCAAATCCCTGATCGCCGAGGCCGAGCGCGACCCCCGTATCGTCGCGATCACTGCCGCGATGGCAACGGGTACGGGGATCGACCTGTTCCAGAAGGCCTTTCCGGAGCGTAGCTTCGATGTCGGTATTGCAGAACAGCACGCCGTAACCTTTGCTGCCGGATTGGCGGCCGGCGGCATGCGACCGTTTTGCGCGATCTATTCAACCTTTCTCCAAAGGGCTTATGACCAGATCGTTCACGATGTGGCTCTGCAGGGCCTGCCGGTCCGTTTTGCCATAGATCGGGCCGGCTTGGTTGGCGCAGATGGACCAACCCATGCAGGCGCCTTTGACGTCGGATTCCTATGTAACTTGCCTGGTTTTACCGTGATGGCTGCAGCCGACGAGGCGGAACTGGCCCGCATGATCGCAACAGCTGCTCGTCACGACGAGGGTCCGATCGCATTTCGCTATCCACGCGGTGAAGGGACCGGGGCTCCAATACCGGAATGTCCGGAACCTCTTGAGATCGGCAAGGGAAGAATTGTTGAGCATGGGACGGATGTCGCGATCCTCTCATTCGGTGCGCGCCTTGAGCAATGTCTGATTGCGCACCGAATGCTGGCACGTGCGGGCATCTCGGCCACCATTGCCGATGCACGTTTTGCCAAGCCACTGGATAAGCGCTTGATCTCAGATCTGATCGGCAGGC from Peteryoungia desertarenae encodes the following:
- a CDS encoding cobalamin-binding protein, translated to MAAAKLSSRYEIGLEFDPAYDAALKTFREMVIKSTTRLGTLLGFLEADLPPGRPPYFKVLFIEATARQLGQQWALDRCDFIDVTIGSAKLQEVILSLSFEMRLVNPTPSTPFAAILTPPGEQHTLMPHLLGLLFDTLEWERHVLEPNEFGDPIFATTVDQADVACIGWSNSELSDELRTLVAKIRLQRKDRKLPFIVGGAAALDSIDFLVGLGIDCVCDSVYSAAKTCENYYELQRISRKAHAGGQTAVIKTNGIDWLTP
- the ppsR gene encoding transcriptional regulator PpsR — protein: MKPLNGHSGTERFKLVASLFQTLDLDTIGNLVGLGADIVMLVDDHDVVARIFFADRSLELYGLGSAVGKPLRSLVTMESAQKIDSMLSRDPDHHHPAKGYQVNHRCDGKPDLPVVYTAHSGKDFPYTLVVGRDLRQQMQDQQRLVETQMELEADYRELQEAETRYRTAFKVSAIPHLMLDGEKKIVLDANAAAISLLSNGNSISGKAVRELFHKQDRDRLIDSLGEARHSGSTIQVDDLRGLKGDRLSASLRSYRENGVTNLILSVWPAGDKQNGVAHRVEKPVISSAVSLADLPEAALQTDQDGQVLAANTLFLDLIHAPALSQVVGRNVSSWFAKSAIDMRVLYARVLDERTVRSFSSILTDNLSGERSVSVSARLNPDNGSVQLIIIPQGAGTERIALQPSNVPDQAEGFANLVGKVPLKDLIRESLDVIEKICIEAALDQTNNNRAYAAEILGLSRQSLYIKLRRHGLEDYRPGTS
- the chlG gene encoding chlorophyll synthase ChlG — protein: MSSIRTHLELAGWPSPGAVLALLKPITWFPPMWAYACGAIAVGSYIDGRLLQVLLGILLAGPLLCGTSQAVNDWFDRDVDAINEPHRVIPSGRVPGQWGLRIAIGMSCLSLAVASLLGSLVLLAAVLGLALAWGYSAPPFRFKQNGWIGNGVVGLSYETLPWLTAAAAILGSTPSWQLTLIALLYGIGAHGILTLNDFKAIKGDRELGIMTLPVQHGALPAAIIACLVMALPQAAILALLFAWSAPYHAFAVSALLTLQIICMVRFVRDPVRYAVWYSAIGVALYVSGMMVSAFALRAMTAPFAMQL
- a CDS encoding BCD family MFS transporter; translated protein: MHRTRAIPGPGDINSQGLGWLSIVRLGLIQAALGAIVVLTTSTLNRVMVVELGLAAMIPGMLVGIHYAVQISRPVWGHWSDTGGSRTLWILGGLALLAAAGTGAASTTLVFEQNFTLGLSLAILAYILIGIGIGACGTSLLTLIAIKTAPERRAAAATITWMMMIAGIVVSSVVTGLNLDPYSHGRLVAVTAITGVVVWTIAAMAIRGIENRPSFEVRADRNKATSFRESLDEVWSDGEARLFTLFILVSMLAYATQDLILEPFAGLLFDMTPGETTRLSGTQHAGILLGMAMVGLCSTLFGRRYPGLPKLIIALGCLGSAMALAALSISAFFAPVWPLQINVFLLGAMNGAFAVAAIGTMMLLASNGASANEGMRMGVWGAAQAISFGLGGVLGTVLLDLGRLLLGDNREAFALVFGFEALLFLLSSLIALRITAHKKRLKTDNLQISLNGQTAPAPAE
- a CDS encoding geranylgeranyl diphosphate reductase is translated as MQSLFDVAVIGGGPSGAIAAECLSRTGHHVLLVDPDNRIKPCGGAIPSRALRDFSIPEHMLVARANAARIIAPSGKTVEMRIGDIGFVGMVDRATFDPYLRARAETAGATYFRGRLEDLEQQEDGTVALTLQKTGQRDSTTATRLAARIVIGADGANSVVRRLSFSKGKKPPYVFAYHEIVESPKETIANGFEPDRCDVIYDGRISPDFYGWVFPHGELTSVGCGSASKGHNLRQATGDLRLAAGLGEARTVRREGAPLPLKPMRRWDNGRNVLLIGDAAGTVAPSSGEGIFYAMLCGQLAADTVATCLATGDTRALKETRRRFMRDHGKVFLILGIMQAVWYRSDRMREKFVAMCADPDVQRLTWESYLNKRLVKRDPYAHLRVFIKDLRQLVGLPARQQ
- a CDS encoding TspO/MBR family protein gives rise to the protein MAAVIFTVIVLAAASSGALFKPGDWYAGLKKPSWTPPNWAFPVVWTLLYLMIGYAGWLVWQEGGWSMPLLFWGIQIVVNAAWSWLFFGLRRMDLAFADVSVLWLSVVGFIVTAWSSVPMASLLFIPYLLWVTTAAMLNHSVWRLNPEA
- a CDS encoding c-type cytochrome, producing MPKMTAAYALAALFLVPSMAMAQEGDVAAGEQVFKKCSACHNVETDKNKVGPHLQNVFGRQPGALEGFKYSNAMVAFGEGKVWDDALMTEYLANPRGVVKGTRMAFAGLKDEKELADVIAYLKQFSTAQ
- the dxs gene encoding 1-deoxy-D-xylulose-5-phosphate synthase, which gives rise to MGLSSENVVSTLTPCLDRINDPQDLKALSRPELNALSVELRNEIIRIVSETGGHLGSSLGVIELTVALHAVFNAPVDKVIWDVSHQCYPHKVLTGRRDKMRTLRKRHGLSGFTRRRESAYDPFGAAHSSTSISAGLGFAVARELGADRGEVVCVIGDGAMSAGMAYEAMNNAGALGKRLFVILNDNTMSISPSTGAFSSYLSSLVAAGESDGLSQTMSNRCLFEHLGFEYHGPVDGHDLDTLLDKLTALKQDANGPVLLHCVTRKGAGYAYAEASEDKYHGVANFDVSSGQQVKTASKAPSYTKVFAKSLIAEAERDPRIVAITAAMATGTGIDLFQKAFPERSFDVGIAEQHAVTFAAGLAAGGMRPFCAIYSTFLQRAYDQIVHDVALQGLPVRFAIDRAGLVGADGPTHAGAFDVGFLCNLPGFTVMAAADEAELARMIATAARHDEGPIAFRYPRGEGTGAPIPECPEPLEIGKGRIVEHGTDVAILSFGARLEQCLIAHRMLARAGISATIADARFAKPLDKRLISDLIGRHRVVVTIEEGATGGFGALVLHHLADTGLLDGRCAIRSMTLPDSFIAQGSPEEMYEEAGLNAHQIAGFVREVWEKTKQRSTGETAEERV